AAAGAATAAACGGGAACTTTTTTACCTTCCAATAGAGCAATTTCCCTGGGTTTTTCGCGGGTACACAATAACAAACAGCTTTGATGAGATTCTGCACCCAGTCGTCGTAGCAGTTCGCCATAACCTTTATACTGTTGACGATAATGCCCTGCCAAGTCGCCACTTTGCCAAATTTCTGCTGCCGTATCTAAAACAATTAGGCATTTATCTCGGCGTAGATGTTCGATTAAAGACGAAATTTTACCATCCAGATTTTCTTCTATTATTCGCTCTGGCTGGGAATTAAAGGATTTTAGTAAGTCGTCAACTAGTTCTGCTGCTCCTGGGACATAATGAAGACTGCGCCAAATTACACAATCGAATTGAGCCTGTATTTGCTGGGCAAAACGAATGGAGAGAGCAGTTTTACCAATCCCTCCCATCCCAAAAATAGTTACCAAACGGCAGCGATCTTTAACGATCCACTGGTTGAGTAATTTCAAGTCGCGATCGCGCCCATAAAGTGCAGGAATTACGGGTGCTTCTCCCCAATCTTGCTTTTGAGTGGCTTTATTTTTGGCTAATAGTTCGACCTGAATTTTAGAACTAGCTGGCTGTTGCTTACTCCATCGCTCTAAGACTACCCGAAAATTGGTTTTACCAATATCTTCTCCCAACACTTCTGATAATAGCTTCCATAGTCTAGGCCCTGCTGCTTGTTTTAGATAGCTAAGACTGTATTGGCAAGTTTCTTCCATTTGCTCGTAAGTTTTACCTTGCCACGTCCCTTGCAGCACAATACTTTCCACCTCTTTTAGGTGTCTTTCCGTTTTGTTAAAAACTTCTGTTTCTATAACTTTGACAATTTCATTCCAGTTCATTAATCGCTATAGGTATACGAATACAAATATTTTGATAAAAGTTAACTTTTTGTGGTCAATTAGAAAAATTAGCTGAAGCGTACTCAAAAAATGGTAAACATGAACTATTTTTAAGTTAACAAAGTTAGGTAAAACTACTTAAATAGAGTATATTACTTAGCAACAGCTTTTAAAAGATTAACTTAGTTAATCAAGGCAACCGAATTGAGGATCGCAATTATCTGCTTGTATGTAAGGATACAGGTCTAATAATAATGGCTTTTGATAAAAATATACCAGAGCAATATAATTCTAAACTGCAACTGCAACAGCAAAATCCGCCACAGTTCGGCTTTGATTTGGTTTCTCAGAGGGAAGTTACAGCCAAAATCCCCCGAAAACCAGAAAATCAATTTCAAACTTTAATTGAAAAAACTTCAGTTGCGATCTTGGTTATTCAAGAAGAGAAAATTTGCTACGCTAATCCTATTGCCGAGTTAACTATGGGCTACTCGCGATCGCAACTATCCATTGATTCGGATTTTTATCATCAGTTAAACCCCAAGGCGTATAAACCAGATAACCTAAAGCAAAACTATTCTGAAGAACTAAAAATTGAAGTCAAAGGCGATCGCGAATGCTGGTTAAAGTGCTGGTGGGAGACAATAGAATGGGAATGCCAGCCAGCCGTTATGATTACGGCGTTCGACGTTACTGAGTACAAACAGAAAGAAGCTAAGACTCAACAAGCTTTAACAGCGGAGAAAGAACTCAATCATAACC
This DNA window, taken from Pleurocapsa sp. FMAR1, encodes the following:
- a CDS encoding NB-ARC domain-containing protein — encoded protein: MNWNEIVKVIETEVFNKTERHLKEVESIVLQGTWQGKTYEQMEETCQYSLSYLKQAAGPRLWKLLSEVLGEDIGKTNFRVVLERWSKQQPASSKIQVELLAKNKATQKQDWGEAPVIPALYGRDRDLKLLNQWIVKDRCRLVTIFGMGGIGKTALSIRFAQQIQAQFDCVIWRSLHYVPGAAELVDDLLKSFNSQPERIIEENLDGKISSLIEHLRRDKCLIVLDTAAEIWQSGDLAGHYRQQYKGYGELLRRLGAESHQSCLLLCTREKPREIALLEGKKVPVYSLHLNGLATQAQYIFRDKGLSDTQRWDELIQLYRGNPLALKIVATTIQELFSGSVSAFLQQDTIVYGDIYDLLDEQFERLSNSEQEILNWLAIACQPLSLIHLQSNILLPFSTAELIEALESLVRRSLIVRTIVNGSTWFSLHQPVVAQYVISRSIDWVCEEITEVNNSQDFGELKFLRNYALTSDDAEIHQRQINQIVTPIKNKLYRIFQDESLLKACLQEILLSLREKTPLAVGYVKRNIETLLKELHSDLDNQVSVSP